In Triticum dicoccoides isolate Atlit2015 ecotype Zavitan unplaced genomic scaffold, WEW_v2.0 scaffold15846, whole genome shotgun sequence, a genomic segment contains:
- the LOC119344187 gene encoding uncharacterized protein LOC119344187: MPHSPSRRRSPSRESAHRRVNDFGNALPAKPKDDELTLFADMQKTEIENFLLEPSEDFDESISKLSFFPDVKLGINVPARGESHDLLKVDGDKNDYEWLLTPPETPLFRSLDDEEERSVGQASRGRAQSKAMQISRPSMMDNAQRSSRSSASPNRLSLSPHSMARTKSPISASRASPPLSVQPPTPSRRPSTPPAAKILTLPQRSASPVSRRMSTGSSGSPLNGTRGASPVKTNHRSSSPKPQGWQSNDPAFSYNAPPNLRTSLPDRSVSRSRGGSPTSFSGLDTGSRGRRQSMSPTPTRRASSSHSIERDRFSTHSKASATSSGDDDLDSMQSISIGYSSSPAVKKSLAVMKTRSIASSKKLSKNFSPISAPKWSFDSAVWLMDHRKGPQDRFRPLLSSVPATTFGAGKINNVHKPMFSHNSSMTTSSNASSEHGATFGPYVESDQEQQDLIGEWEADDGLRVHEDIFMFDKLDELNEETSFNKNTKYVEDSPIQVKYVKSDKHDFDMERWAANQTAYDGANSSQVGHGEMATSSRCGMSFNVIDLDGKGDSCEECCSKVGGFSADRMLWTSEAHQHNNKIVNSGPYAESEPSMAPDSVDYSKHASLGHQTVNNEPSADCTEKCPPGQSMVDTDEDMLLGQEVVNHEENMRPYHVSDSLLEKEDDISFSRSSVSNHQQTEPTSEEHGPYGGQMDSCNHGLPPCLSESNCQHNEAVSETAFGDNSHQLGSNIHPFPKVESAEGAGISVLLHQKSSRNKWPVMEGRALAAANIVCSEPYYTRDGINMMKRSFGRDSSSASSIDLGSSRQSDARFERHSSSKKGDFEKAQLSSTMSHQSIASVSDMSFSGSSASLCHQSDAIEDTCSRIDTLESSASRTVVSTGEDGSSKDALSNALECLSTARPIVNHDIHVDLNSSSFDRSSETEDVISMGRMANNDHSSTNMCLSEMEEPINVQESSAAEGSCMLKTDEDASGTVQCCLAGTPEYPSEENLDNLIMQSQSEAVQDSIEEHILDDCCVSAISEEDVLVSRTGTSIIELPNDEKSPQAVEGSRKQIQRCFTLEEATDTILLCSSIVHDLAYKAATIALEHEQESERPRPTVTIIGKSIRDEDGFLKLPHRRTPNRKVKRKRLEGETTTITETAEKESVVEDPSPVRSASGITRASDNMKPPKLESKCNCVIM, translated from the exons ATGCCACATTCACCCTCAAGGAGGAGATCTCCTTCAAGGGAGTCTGCTCACAGGAGGGTCAACGATTTCGGGAATGCACTGCCTGCTAAACCAAAGGATGATGAGCTCACATTATTCGCTGATATGCAGAAAACTGAGATTGAGAACTTCTTACTGGAACCATCCGaggattttgatgaatctatct CAAAATTGAGCTTTTTCCCAGATGTTAAGCTTGGTATCAATGTCCCAGCACGAGGGGAAAGCCATGATTTGCTTAAGGTGGATGGTGATAAAAACGATTATGAGTG GCTGTTGACTCCTCCAGAGACTCCACTTTTCCGTTCGTTAGATGACGAAGAAGAACGGTCTGTTGGCCAGGCTTCCAGGGGTAGGGCTCAGAGTAAGGCCATGCAAATCTCGAGGCCATCCATG ATGGATAATGCTCAAAGGTCTAGCAGAAGCAGTGCAAGCCCAAATAGGCTTAGCCTGTCACCACACTCTATGGCAAGGACAAAATCGCCTATTTCAGCTTCTCGTGCTAGCCCACCACTTTCTGTTCAACCACCAACGCCATCGCGAAGACCTTCAACTCCTCCAGCTGCTAAGATATTGACACTTCCACAAAGGTCTGCAAGTCCAGTCTCTAGAAGGATGAGTACTGGTTCAAGTGGCTCACCATTAAATGGGACAAGGGGAGCCTCTCCAGTTAAAACTAATCACAGATCTTCTTCCCCAAAACCTCAAGGATGGCAGTCCAATGATCCTGCTTTCTCTTATAATGCACCTCCAAACCTTCGTACATCTCTACCAGATCGTTCGGTATCCCGTTCAAGGGGTGGATCCCCTACATCTTTCAGTGGACTAGATACAGGTTCAAGAGGTCGAAGGCAATCAatgtctcctactccaactagaagAGCCAGTTCATCACATAGCATTGAACGAGATCGATTCAGCACACACAGCAAAGCTTCTGCAACATCGTCTGGTGATGATGATCTGGACTCAATGCAGTCTATATCTATTGGCTATTCCAGCAGCCCAGCTGTAAAAAAGAGCTTGGCAGTGATGAAGACGAGAAGTATTGCATCATCAAAGAAGCTGTCCAAGAATTTTTCCCCTATCTCAGCCCCAAAATGGTCATTTGATTCTGCTGTTTGGTTGATG GATCATCGGAAAGGTCCTCAAGATAGGTTCCGGCCACTTCTATCAAGTGTCCCTGCCACCACATTTGGTGCTGGCAAAATAAATAATGTGCACAAGCctatgttctcacacaattcctctaTGACAACTAGCAGTAATGCAAGCTCTGAGCACGGTGCCACTTTTGGCCCTTATGTGGAAAGCGACCAAGAGCAACAGGATCTTATTGGTGAATGGGAAGCAGATGACGGCCTTCGAgttcatgaggacatatttatgttTGATAAGCTGGATGAGTTGAATGAAGAAACCAGTTTCAATAAGAACACAAAATATGTAGAAGATTCGCCCATCCAAGTAAAATACGTGAAGAGTGATAAACATGACTTTGATATGGAAAGATGGGCAGCTAATCAAACGGCATATGATGGTGCAAATAGTTCTCAGGTTGGACATGGTGAAATGGCTACTAGCAGTAGATGTGGGATGTCTTTCAATGTGATAGATTTGGATGGAAAAGGTGACTCTTGCGAAGAATGCTGTTCAAAGGTTGGAGGATTTTCTGCAGACCGTATGTTATGGACTTCAGAAGCACATCAACATAATAATAAAATTGTAAATTCTGGGCCTTACGCTGAATCTGAACCTTCTATGGCCCCAGATAGTGTAGACTACAGCAAACATGCATCTCTTGGTCATCAAACAGTGAACAATGAACCTTCAGCGGATTGTACAGAAAAATGTCCTCCAGGCCAGTCGATGGTGGATACAGACGAGGACATGCTGCTGGGGCAGGAAGTAGTGAATCATGAGGAGAATATGAGGCCCTATCATGTATCTGACTCGTTGCTGGAAAAGGAAGATGATATTTCATTTAGTCGATCTAGCGTAAGTAATCATCAACAAACAGAACCAACATCAGAGGAGCATGGCCCTTATGGAGGCCAAATGGATAGTTGCAATCATGGATTACCCCCATGCCTTAGCGAGTCAAACTGCCAACATAATGAAGCTGTATCTGAAACTGCATTTGGTGATAATTCTCATCAACTGGGATCAAATATACATCCGTTTCCAAAGGTTGAAAGTGCTGAAGGTGCTGGGATATCGGTACTCTTACACCAGAAATCAAGCAGAAACAAATGGCCGGTCATGGAAGGGAGGGCTCTAGCTGCTGCTAATATTGTTTGTTCTGAACCATATTATACAAGAGATGGTATAAATATGATGAAACGTAGCTTTGGACGTGACAGCTCTTCAGCTTCTTCCATTGATTTAGGATCTTCAAGGCAATCAGATGCACGCTTTGAGCGCCATAGTAGCAGTAAGAAGGGTGACTTCGAGAAAGCTCAACTAAGTAGTACTATGAGTCATCAAAGCATAGCTTCGGTGTCAGACATGTCATTTAGTGGTTCTTCAGCTTCACTTTGCCATCAGAGTGATGCGATTGAAGACACTTGTTCCCGAATTGACACTTTGGAAAGCAGTGCTTCAAGAACTGTGGTTTCCACCGGAGAAGATGGCTCTAGTAAGGATGCTTTGTCAAATGCTCTTGAGTGTTTGTCTACTGCACGGCCTATTGTCAATCATGACATCCATGTTGACTTGAACTCCTCGAGCTTTGATAGGTCGAGTGAGACAGAAGATGTAATTAGTATGGGTAGGATGGCTAACAACGATCACTCCAGCACTAATATGTGTTTGTCAGAGATGGAAGAGCCAATTAATGTTCAAGAATCTTCAGCTGCCGAGGGAAGTTGCATGCTAAAAACAGATGAAGATGCTTCTGGTACCGTTCAGTGCTGTTTAGCTGGCACTCCAGAATATCCAAGTGAGGAGAACTTAGATAACCTTATAATGCAGTCTCAGTCTGAAGCAGTTCAGGATTCAATTGAGGAACACATCTTGGATGATTGTTGTGTTTCTGCCATCTCAGAGGAAGATGTGTTGGTTTCTAGGACAGGAACTAGCATAATAGAACTTCCCAACGATG AAAAATCACCTCAGGCAGTAGAAGGGTCGAGGAAACAGATTCAGAGGTGCTTTACTTTAGAAGAAGCTACTGATACAATTCTCCTGTGTAGTTCTATCGTTCATGATCTGGCATACAAGGCAGCAACAATTGCACTGGAGCACGAGCAAGAATCAGAACGCCCTCGACCAACTGTTACCATCATAGGGAAATCCATTCGAGACGAGGATGGTTTCCTTAAGCTGCCCCACAGAAGAACCCCAAATCGTAAGGTTAAAAGGAAAAGATTGGAAGGTGAAACAACAACCATCACAGAAACCGCTGAAAAAGAATCTGTCGTCGAAGATCCTTCACCTGTACGTTCTGCTTCAGGAATCACAAGGGCATCTGATAATATGAAGCCTCCAAAGTTGGAATCCAAGTGCAACTGTGTAATTATGTAA